A single Biomphalaria glabrata chromosome 2, xgBioGlab47.1, whole genome shotgun sequence DNA region contains:
- the LOC106062766 gene encoding probable E3 ubiquitin-protein ligase HERC4 isoform X1 → MSAIFAWGDDNSGALGLCSSDNRTICSPSQIHSLNGKEIQSISSGTGHTLVCLKDGKVLSCGYNDFRQCGRDIQLNKLGEVGEGLQPHHVIQVAAGASHSVVLTQAHEVLTWGKNTEGQLGRGDVEENFTGTPKLIKSLAVHCVVQISCGNDHTMVLTNEGCIATWGSNSFGQLGIGLDQHLYKYRNQPCFIACLKGLPIAQVAAGGNHCLILSKSGAIFGWGRNSFGQLGLNDTIDFHSPNQCRPLRSQRIKYICCGENHTACLTVDGRVFTFGAGTYGQLGHGSCNNEILPRQVIELSGSEVSQIACGRNHTLALNAKSGRLYAFGLGGVGQLGLSTTDNKNTPVFIPCPFVLKNTQHSLMQEKNQGLNLKVKSIYAGGDHSFVITQDQCQPEDYRKEDPARQILTLTPERIKMLRSLQKNETLSDDINEIIQIFSSASCLNGSFLLDDDKHYNTTSKKHGVDMIAVRKFFQDLSTISNVEIIHKISTAIAQSLCPSLLKSPPDVEALRIYLILPECHLFDQPQLYSSIICPFAKSLLSLSKVVLDKINSWWVLNQPSFFNRLVVSYKNVIKYVFHLPVTVHEFSTDEYMTLQFGLLISLEMLSMLYMINEAHNQIIPYDKFYLPELKNSVDIINDYTTLVQASVFPNLIKQKAFYFCSYPFLFDAEAKSVLLQTDAALQREMARIRTVQNNLMSFFPLQWFNPNLGCLELKVNRNTLVEDTLKELRKTELTELKSPLKIVFEDEEAVDIGGVRKEFFMLFIRKLLDPEYGMFKLHEDSNFQWFDPSSSKDSSMFHMFGIICGLAIYNFIMINLQFPLALFKKLLKRPVTLDDLTELEPVAGRSLQNLLDYDDDDIEEQFLLDFENLCPDGKSRLVNHTNKEEFIDLHVDKLLNKSVEVQFKAFSEGFHSVCGGKVLDLFHPQELQAMVVGNEDYDFTELEKNTEYKLDYHKYHPTIRMFWEVFHSMSMTNKKKFLLFLTGSDRIPVFGMKEVKIIIDPDTRGEQYLPSAHTCFNLLHLPIYKEKSTLQKKLLIAIQQTEGFGMR, encoded by the exons ATGTCAGCCATTTTTGCATGGGGAGATGATAACTCAGGAGCTCTTGGACTTTGCAGCTCAGATAATAGGACAATATGTTCTCCTAGCCAGATTCACTCATTAAATGGGAAAGAAATACAAAGTATAAGCAGTGGTACAGGTCATACATTGGTGTGTTTGAAAGATGGCAAAGTTCTTAGCTGTGGTTATAATGACTTCAGACAATGTGGTCGAGATATTCAACTTAACAAGCTAG GTGAAGTTGGAGAAGGTCTACAGCCCCATCATGTGATTCAAGTGGCTGCTGGAGCCTCACATAGTGTTGTACTCACTCAAGCTCATGAAGTTCTTACATGGGGCAAAAATACTGAGGGTCAGTTGGGAAGGGGTGATGTGGAAGAGAACTTCACAGGTACACCTAA GTTAATAAAATCTCTAGCTGTTCATTGTGTGGTGCAAATATCTTGTGGTAATGACCATACAATGGTTTTAACAAATg AAGGATGTATTGCTACATGGGGTTCCAATTCATTTGGTCAGTTAGGAATCGGTCTAGATCAACACctgtataaatatagaaatcAGCCTTGTTTTATTGCGTGTTTGAAAGGATTACCAATTGCTCAAGTGGCTGCAGGAGGCAATCATTGTCTGATCCTATCCAAGTCAGGAGCCATCTTTGGATGGGGAAGAAACAG ttttggtCAGCTGGGATTAAATGACACAATTG ATTTCCATTCACCTAACCAATGTAGACCATTGCGCAGTCaaagaatcaaatatatttgttGTGGTGAAAATCATACTGCTTGTCTTACAGTG GATGGTAGAGTGTTTACCTTTGGTGCAGGAACATATGGTCAACTAGGCCATGGTAGTTGCAACAATGAGATCTTACCTAGGCAGGTGATAGAGTTGTCAGGAAgtgaggtgtcacagattgcTTGTGgaag AAATCACACATTGGCCTTGAATGCCAAATCTGGACGCTTGTATGCTTTTGGATTAGGTGGAGTTGGCCAGCTTGGGCTTTCAACAACAGATAATAAAAACACTCCAGTTTTTATACCATGTCCATTTGTCTTAAAAAATACACAACATTCATTGATGCAGGAAAAGAATCAAGGTCTAAATTTGAAAGTGAAAAGTATATATGCAGGTGGTGATCACAGTTTTGTAATTACTCAAGAT CAGTGTCAACCTGAAGATTACAGAAAAGAAGATCCAGCAAGGcagatattaacattaactcCTGAAAGAATTAAGATGCTTCGGTCTCTGCAGAAAAATGAAACTCTATCAGATGATATTAA TGAGATTATCCAGATTTTTTCAAGTGCTTCATGTCTCAATGGCTCATTTCTTTTAGA TGATGATAAGCACTACAATACTACCAGTAAAAAACATGGTGTAGACATGATTGCTGTGAGAAAATTTTTTCAAGACCTATCTACAATTTCCAATGTTGAAATTATACATAAG ATATCAACAGCAATAGCACAAAGCTTATGTCCATCATTACTGAAGTCTCCACCTGATGTAGAAGCCCTGCGTATCTACCTTATACTACCAGAGTGTCATTTGTTTGATCAGCCTCAGTTGTACAGTTCAATCATTTGTCCTTTTGCCAAGTCTCTTCTCTCACTGAGCAAAGTTGTTCTAGATAAAATCA ATTCATGGTGGGTACTAAACCAACCATCTTTTTTTAACAGATTAGTTGTG AGTTACaaaaatgtcataaaatatGTATTCCACTTACCAGTAACAGTTCATGAATTCAGCACAGATGaa TATATGACCCTTCAGTTTGGATTACTAATATCCCTGGAAATGTTGAGTATGCTTTATATG ATCAATGAAGCTCATAATCAGATTATTCCTTATGATAAATTCTATTTGCCTGAATTGAAAAACAGTGTGGATATTATAAATGACTACACCACATTGGTCCAAGCATCTGTTTTCCCAAATCTAATTAAACAG aaagccTTCTACTTTTGCAGTTATCCATTTCTGTTTGATGCTGAAGCTAAAAGTGTATTACTTCAAACAGATGCTGCTCTACAAAGGGAG ATGGCTCGTATAAGAACAGTACAGAACaatttaatgtcattttttCCACTACAATGGTTCAATCCTAATCTTGGATGCCTTGAACTGAAAGTAAACAGAAACACTTTAGTAGAAGACACATTAAAAGAACTGAGAAAAACAGAGCTGACAGAGCTAAAAAGTCCTCTGAAG attgtATTTGAAGATGAGGAAGCAGTTGATATTGGAGGAGTTAGGAAA GAGTTTTTCATGCTTTTTATACGTAAACTACTAGATCCTGAATATGGCATGTTTAAACTTCATGAAGACTCCAATTTTCAATGGTTTGATCCTTCT TCATCCAAAGATTCAAGTATGTTTCATATGTTTGGAATTATATGTGGCCTTGCAATCTACAACTTTATCATGATAAATCTTCAGTTTCCATTAgcattatttaaaaagttgctaaaaag ACCTGTCACACTTGATGACCTAACAGAATTAGAGCCTGTTGCTGGAag aAGCCTCCAAAACCTACTCgactatgatgatgatgatattgaaGAGCAATTTCTTCTAGATTTTGAG AATCTATGTCCTGATGGAAAAAGCAGGCTTGTCAATCACACAAATAA AGAAGAATTTATAGATCTGCATGTTGATAAATTATTGAATAAGTCCGTAGAAGTCCAGTTCAAAGCTTTTAGTGAAGGATTTCATAGTGTGTGTGGTGGCAAAGTCTTGGATTTATTTCACCCTCAAGAACTCCAGGCCATGGTAGTTGGGAATGAAGATTATGACTTCACTGAGTTGGAAAAG aaCACAGAATACAAATTAGACTATCACAAATACCACCCAACTATTAGAATGTTTTGGGAAGTTTTTCATTCAATGAGTatgacaaacaaaaagaaatttctat TGTTTTTGACTGGCAGTGATCGTATTCCAGTTTTTGGAATGAAAGAAGTCAAG ATAATTATTGATCCTGATACAAGAGGTGAACAATATTTGCCTTCAGCACATACTTGTTTCAACCTCTTACATTTGCcaatttataaagaaaaatcaaCTCTGCAAAAAAAGCTGCTTATTGCTATTCAACAAACTGAAGGCTTTGGAATGAGATGA
- the LOC106062766 gene encoding probable E3 ubiquitin-protein ligase HERC4 isoform X3 — translation MSAIFAWGDDNSGALGLCSSDNRTICSPSQIHSLNGKEIQSISSGTGHTLVCLKDGKVLSCGYNDFRQCGRDIQLNKLGEVGEGLQPHHVIQVAAGASHSVVLTQAHEVLTWGKNTEGQLGRGDVEENFTGTPKLIKSLAVHCVVQISCGNDHTMVLTNEGCIATWGSNSFGQLGIGLDQHLYKYRNQPCFIACLKGLPIAQVAAGGNHCLILSKSGAIFGWGRNSFGQLGLNDTIDFHSPNQCRPLRSQRIKYICCGENHTACLTVDGRVFTFGAGTYGQLGHGSCNNEILPRQVIELSGSEVSQIACGRNHTLALNAKSGRLYAFGLGGVGQLGLSTTDNKNTPVFIPCPFVLKNTQHSLMQEKNQGLNLKVKSIYAGGDHSFVITQDQCQPEDYRKEDPARQILTLTPERIKMLRSLQKNETLSDDINEIIQIFSSASCLNGSFLLDDDKHYNTTSKKHGVDMIAVRKFFQDLSTISNVEIIHKISTAIAQSLCPSLLKSPPDVEALRIYLILPECHLFDQPQLYSSIICPFAKSLLSLSKVVLDKINSWWVLNQPSFFNRLVVSYKNVIKYVFHLPVTVHEFSTDEYMTLQFGLLISLEMLSMLYMINEAHNQIIPYDKFYLPELKNSVDIINDYTTLVQASVFPNLIKQKAFYFCSYPFLFDAEAKSVLLQTDAALQREMARIRTVQNNLMSFFPLQWFNPNLGCLELKVNRNTLVEDTLKELRKTELTELKSPLKIVFEDEEAVDIGGVRKEFFMLFIRKLLDPEYGMFKLHEDSNFQWFDPSSSKDSSMFHMFGIICGLAIYNFIMINLQFPLALFKKLLKRPVTLDDLTELEPVAGREEFIDLHVDKLLNKSVEVQFKAFSEGFHSVCGGKVLDLFHPQELQAMVVGNEDYDFTELEKNTEYKLDYHKYHPTIRMFWEVFHSMSMTNKKKFLLFLTGSDRIPVFGMKEVKIIIDPDTRGEQYLPSAHTCFNLLHLPIYKEKSTLQKKLLIAIQQTEGFGMR, via the exons ATGTCAGCCATTTTTGCATGGGGAGATGATAACTCAGGAGCTCTTGGACTTTGCAGCTCAGATAATAGGACAATATGTTCTCCTAGCCAGATTCACTCATTAAATGGGAAAGAAATACAAAGTATAAGCAGTGGTACAGGTCATACATTGGTGTGTTTGAAAGATGGCAAAGTTCTTAGCTGTGGTTATAATGACTTCAGACAATGTGGTCGAGATATTCAACTTAACAAGCTAG GTGAAGTTGGAGAAGGTCTACAGCCCCATCATGTGATTCAAGTGGCTGCTGGAGCCTCACATAGTGTTGTACTCACTCAAGCTCATGAAGTTCTTACATGGGGCAAAAATACTGAGGGTCAGTTGGGAAGGGGTGATGTGGAAGAGAACTTCACAGGTACACCTAA GTTAATAAAATCTCTAGCTGTTCATTGTGTGGTGCAAATATCTTGTGGTAATGACCATACAATGGTTTTAACAAATg AAGGATGTATTGCTACATGGGGTTCCAATTCATTTGGTCAGTTAGGAATCGGTCTAGATCAACACctgtataaatatagaaatcAGCCTTGTTTTATTGCGTGTTTGAAAGGATTACCAATTGCTCAAGTGGCTGCAGGAGGCAATCATTGTCTGATCCTATCCAAGTCAGGAGCCATCTTTGGATGGGGAAGAAACAG ttttggtCAGCTGGGATTAAATGACACAATTG ATTTCCATTCACCTAACCAATGTAGACCATTGCGCAGTCaaagaatcaaatatatttgttGTGGTGAAAATCATACTGCTTGTCTTACAGTG GATGGTAGAGTGTTTACCTTTGGTGCAGGAACATATGGTCAACTAGGCCATGGTAGTTGCAACAATGAGATCTTACCTAGGCAGGTGATAGAGTTGTCAGGAAgtgaggtgtcacagattgcTTGTGgaag AAATCACACATTGGCCTTGAATGCCAAATCTGGACGCTTGTATGCTTTTGGATTAGGTGGAGTTGGCCAGCTTGGGCTTTCAACAACAGATAATAAAAACACTCCAGTTTTTATACCATGTCCATTTGTCTTAAAAAATACACAACATTCATTGATGCAGGAAAAGAATCAAGGTCTAAATTTGAAAGTGAAAAGTATATATGCAGGTGGTGATCACAGTTTTGTAATTACTCAAGAT CAGTGTCAACCTGAAGATTACAGAAAAGAAGATCCAGCAAGGcagatattaacattaactcCTGAAAGAATTAAGATGCTTCGGTCTCTGCAGAAAAATGAAACTCTATCAGATGATATTAA TGAGATTATCCAGATTTTTTCAAGTGCTTCATGTCTCAATGGCTCATTTCTTTTAGA TGATGATAAGCACTACAATACTACCAGTAAAAAACATGGTGTAGACATGATTGCTGTGAGAAAATTTTTTCAAGACCTATCTACAATTTCCAATGTTGAAATTATACATAAG ATATCAACAGCAATAGCACAAAGCTTATGTCCATCATTACTGAAGTCTCCACCTGATGTAGAAGCCCTGCGTATCTACCTTATACTACCAGAGTGTCATTTGTTTGATCAGCCTCAGTTGTACAGTTCAATCATTTGTCCTTTTGCCAAGTCTCTTCTCTCACTGAGCAAAGTTGTTCTAGATAAAATCA ATTCATGGTGGGTACTAAACCAACCATCTTTTTTTAACAGATTAGTTGTG AGTTACaaaaatgtcataaaatatGTATTCCACTTACCAGTAACAGTTCATGAATTCAGCACAGATGaa TATATGACCCTTCAGTTTGGATTACTAATATCCCTGGAAATGTTGAGTATGCTTTATATG ATCAATGAAGCTCATAATCAGATTATTCCTTATGATAAATTCTATTTGCCTGAATTGAAAAACAGTGTGGATATTATAAATGACTACACCACATTGGTCCAAGCATCTGTTTTCCCAAATCTAATTAAACAG aaagccTTCTACTTTTGCAGTTATCCATTTCTGTTTGATGCTGAAGCTAAAAGTGTATTACTTCAAACAGATGCTGCTCTACAAAGGGAG ATGGCTCGTATAAGAACAGTACAGAACaatttaatgtcattttttCCACTACAATGGTTCAATCCTAATCTTGGATGCCTTGAACTGAAAGTAAACAGAAACACTTTAGTAGAAGACACATTAAAAGAACTGAGAAAAACAGAGCTGACAGAGCTAAAAAGTCCTCTGAAG attgtATTTGAAGATGAGGAAGCAGTTGATATTGGAGGAGTTAGGAAA GAGTTTTTCATGCTTTTTATACGTAAACTACTAGATCCTGAATATGGCATGTTTAAACTTCATGAAGACTCCAATTTTCAATGGTTTGATCCTTCT TCATCCAAAGATTCAAGTATGTTTCATATGTTTGGAATTATATGTGGCCTTGCAATCTACAACTTTATCATGATAAATCTTCAGTTTCCATTAgcattatttaaaaagttgctaaaaag ACCTGTCACACTTGATGACCTAACAGAATTAGAGCCTGTTGCTGGAag AGAAGAATTTATAGATCTGCATGTTGATAAATTATTGAATAAGTCCGTAGAAGTCCAGTTCAAAGCTTTTAGTGAAGGATTTCATAGTGTGTGTGGTGGCAAAGTCTTGGATTTATTTCACCCTCAAGAACTCCAGGCCATGGTAGTTGGGAATGAAGATTATGACTTCACTGAGTTGGAAAAG aaCACAGAATACAAATTAGACTATCACAAATACCACCCAACTATTAGAATGTTTTGGGAAGTTTTTCATTCAATGAGTatgacaaacaaaaagaaatttctat TGTTTTTGACTGGCAGTGATCGTATTCCAGTTTTTGGAATGAAAGAAGTCAAG ATAATTATTGATCCTGATACAAGAGGTGAACAATATTTGCCTTCAGCACATACTTGTTTCAACCTCTTACATTTGCcaatttataaagaaaaatcaaCTCTGCAAAAAAAGCTGCTTATTGCTATTCAACAAACTGAAGGCTTTGGAATGAGATGA
- the LOC106062766 gene encoding probable E3 ubiquitin-protein ligase HERC4 isoform X2, with the protein MSAIFAWGDDNSGALGLCSSDNRTICSPSQIHSLNGKEIQSISSGTGHTLVCLKDGKVLSCGYNDFRQCGRDIQLNKLGEVGEGLQPHHVIQVAAGASHSVVLTQAHEVLTWGKNTEGQLGRGDVEENFTGTPKLIKSLAVHCVVQISCGNDHTMVLTNEGCIATWGSNSFGQLGIGLDQHLYKYRNQPCFIACLKGLPIAQVAAGGNHCLILSKSGAIFGWGRNSFGQLGLNDTIDFHSPNQCRPLRSQRIKYICCGENHTACLTVDGRVFTFGAGTYGQLGHGSCNNEILPRQVIELSGSEVSQIACGRNHTLALNAKSGRLYAFGLGGVGQLGLSTTDNKNTPVFIPCPFVLKNTQHSLMQEKNQGLNLKVKSIYAGGDHSFVITQDCQPEDYRKEDPARQILTLTPERIKMLRSLQKNETLSDDINEIIQIFSSASCLNGSFLLDDDKHYNTTSKKHGVDMIAVRKFFQDLSTISNVEIIHKISTAIAQSLCPSLLKSPPDVEALRIYLILPECHLFDQPQLYSSIICPFAKSLLSLSKVVLDKINSWWVLNQPSFFNRLVVSYKNVIKYVFHLPVTVHEFSTDEYMTLQFGLLISLEMLSMLYMINEAHNQIIPYDKFYLPELKNSVDIINDYTTLVQASVFPNLIKQKAFYFCSYPFLFDAEAKSVLLQTDAALQREMARIRTVQNNLMSFFPLQWFNPNLGCLELKVNRNTLVEDTLKELRKTELTELKSPLKIVFEDEEAVDIGGVRKEFFMLFIRKLLDPEYGMFKLHEDSNFQWFDPSSSKDSSMFHMFGIICGLAIYNFIMINLQFPLALFKKLLKRPVTLDDLTELEPVAGRSLQNLLDYDDDDIEEQFLLDFENLCPDGKSRLVNHTNKEEFIDLHVDKLLNKSVEVQFKAFSEGFHSVCGGKVLDLFHPQELQAMVVGNEDYDFTELEKNTEYKLDYHKYHPTIRMFWEVFHSMSMTNKKKFLLFLTGSDRIPVFGMKEVKIIIDPDTRGEQYLPSAHTCFNLLHLPIYKEKSTLQKKLLIAIQQTEGFGMR; encoded by the exons ATGTCAGCCATTTTTGCATGGGGAGATGATAACTCAGGAGCTCTTGGACTTTGCAGCTCAGATAATAGGACAATATGTTCTCCTAGCCAGATTCACTCATTAAATGGGAAAGAAATACAAAGTATAAGCAGTGGTACAGGTCATACATTGGTGTGTTTGAAAGATGGCAAAGTTCTTAGCTGTGGTTATAATGACTTCAGACAATGTGGTCGAGATATTCAACTTAACAAGCTAG GTGAAGTTGGAGAAGGTCTACAGCCCCATCATGTGATTCAAGTGGCTGCTGGAGCCTCACATAGTGTTGTACTCACTCAAGCTCATGAAGTTCTTACATGGGGCAAAAATACTGAGGGTCAGTTGGGAAGGGGTGATGTGGAAGAGAACTTCACAGGTACACCTAA GTTAATAAAATCTCTAGCTGTTCATTGTGTGGTGCAAATATCTTGTGGTAATGACCATACAATGGTTTTAACAAATg AAGGATGTATTGCTACATGGGGTTCCAATTCATTTGGTCAGTTAGGAATCGGTCTAGATCAACACctgtataaatatagaaatcAGCCTTGTTTTATTGCGTGTTTGAAAGGATTACCAATTGCTCAAGTGGCTGCAGGAGGCAATCATTGTCTGATCCTATCCAAGTCAGGAGCCATCTTTGGATGGGGAAGAAACAG ttttggtCAGCTGGGATTAAATGACACAATTG ATTTCCATTCACCTAACCAATGTAGACCATTGCGCAGTCaaagaatcaaatatatttgttGTGGTGAAAATCATACTGCTTGTCTTACAGTG GATGGTAGAGTGTTTACCTTTGGTGCAGGAACATATGGTCAACTAGGCCATGGTAGTTGCAACAATGAGATCTTACCTAGGCAGGTGATAGAGTTGTCAGGAAgtgaggtgtcacagattgcTTGTGgaag AAATCACACATTGGCCTTGAATGCCAAATCTGGACGCTTGTATGCTTTTGGATTAGGTGGAGTTGGCCAGCTTGGGCTTTCAACAACAGATAATAAAAACACTCCAGTTTTTATACCATGTCCATTTGTCTTAAAAAATACACAACATTCATTGATGCAGGAAAAGAATCAAGGTCTAAATTTGAAAGTGAAAAGTATATATGCAGGTGGTGATCACAGTTTTGTAATTACTCAAGAT TGTCAACCTGAAGATTACAGAAAAGAAGATCCAGCAAGGcagatattaacattaactcCTGAAAGAATTAAGATGCTTCGGTCTCTGCAGAAAAATGAAACTCTATCAGATGATATTAA TGAGATTATCCAGATTTTTTCAAGTGCTTCATGTCTCAATGGCTCATTTCTTTTAGA TGATGATAAGCACTACAATACTACCAGTAAAAAACATGGTGTAGACATGATTGCTGTGAGAAAATTTTTTCAAGACCTATCTACAATTTCCAATGTTGAAATTATACATAAG ATATCAACAGCAATAGCACAAAGCTTATGTCCATCATTACTGAAGTCTCCACCTGATGTAGAAGCCCTGCGTATCTACCTTATACTACCAGAGTGTCATTTGTTTGATCAGCCTCAGTTGTACAGTTCAATCATTTGTCCTTTTGCCAAGTCTCTTCTCTCACTGAGCAAAGTTGTTCTAGATAAAATCA ATTCATGGTGGGTACTAAACCAACCATCTTTTTTTAACAGATTAGTTGTG AGTTACaaaaatgtcataaaatatGTATTCCACTTACCAGTAACAGTTCATGAATTCAGCACAGATGaa TATATGACCCTTCAGTTTGGATTACTAATATCCCTGGAAATGTTGAGTATGCTTTATATG ATCAATGAAGCTCATAATCAGATTATTCCTTATGATAAATTCTATTTGCCTGAATTGAAAAACAGTGTGGATATTATAAATGACTACACCACATTGGTCCAAGCATCTGTTTTCCCAAATCTAATTAAACAG aaagccTTCTACTTTTGCAGTTATCCATTTCTGTTTGATGCTGAAGCTAAAAGTGTATTACTTCAAACAGATGCTGCTCTACAAAGGGAG ATGGCTCGTATAAGAACAGTACAGAACaatttaatgtcattttttCCACTACAATGGTTCAATCCTAATCTTGGATGCCTTGAACTGAAAGTAAACAGAAACACTTTAGTAGAAGACACATTAAAAGAACTGAGAAAAACAGAGCTGACAGAGCTAAAAAGTCCTCTGAAG attgtATTTGAAGATGAGGAAGCAGTTGATATTGGAGGAGTTAGGAAA GAGTTTTTCATGCTTTTTATACGTAAACTACTAGATCCTGAATATGGCATGTTTAAACTTCATGAAGACTCCAATTTTCAATGGTTTGATCCTTCT TCATCCAAAGATTCAAGTATGTTTCATATGTTTGGAATTATATGTGGCCTTGCAATCTACAACTTTATCATGATAAATCTTCAGTTTCCATTAgcattatttaaaaagttgctaaaaag ACCTGTCACACTTGATGACCTAACAGAATTAGAGCCTGTTGCTGGAag aAGCCTCCAAAACCTACTCgactatgatgatgatgatattgaaGAGCAATTTCTTCTAGATTTTGAG AATCTATGTCCTGATGGAAAAAGCAGGCTTGTCAATCACACAAATAA AGAAGAATTTATAGATCTGCATGTTGATAAATTATTGAATAAGTCCGTAGAAGTCCAGTTCAAAGCTTTTAGTGAAGGATTTCATAGTGTGTGTGGTGGCAAAGTCTTGGATTTATTTCACCCTCAAGAACTCCAGGCCATGGTAGTTGGGAATGAAGATTATGACTTCACTGAGTTGGAAAAG aaCACAGAATACAAATTAGACTATCACAAATACCACCCAACTATTAGAATGTTTTGGGAAGTTTTTCATTCAATGAGTatgacaaacaaaaagaaatttctat TGTTTTTGACTGGCAGTGATCGTATTCCAGTTTTTGGAATGAAAGAAGTCAAG ATAATTATTGATCCTGATACAAGAGGTGAACAATATTTGCCTTCAGCACATACTTGTTTCAACCTCTTACATTTGCcaatttataaagaaaaatcaaCTCTGCAAAAAAAGCTGCTTATTGCTATTCAACAAACTGAAGGCTTTGGAATGAGATGA